From Vigna unguiculata cultivar IT97K-499-35 chromosome 5, ASM411807v1, whole genome shotgun sequence, the proteins below share one genomic window:
- the LOC114183041 gene encoding uncharacterized protein LOC114183041 codes for MAGQSEYPDILSDFSEDELVTNQYTIHTTYHIGSSSHTSVEASNPMTENSLCIGMSFDTKESTVSYIKQYHIYNGYRFVVVESKSEKFICRCVDHKKGCPWRLWAAYSKQSLNWEIRKIDGIHTCLSTMQSADHVNLDSNQIGSIVMNSVKENPSIPIKSLVAEIKNRFRYSVSYDKAWNGKQKALAKEFGDWEESYNELPRWYQAVQESNPDTIIQCTGYPRLVNGQPDPSCYIMEHVFWSFGPCIQGFNYCKPIVQVDGTFLTGRYQGTLLTALAQDGSRNIFPLAFAIVEGETKEALI; via the coding sequence ATGGCAGGACAAAGCGAATATCCAGATATTTTGTCTGATTTTAGTGAAGATGAGTTGGTTACCAACCAATATACAATCCATACAACATATCATATTGGCTCATCAAGTCACACCTCAGTTGAAGCTTCAAATCCAATGACCGAAAATTCATTATGCATTGGGATGTcttttgacacaaaagagtCCACAGTGTCATATATAAAGCAATACCACATCTACAATGGTTACAGATTTGTGGTTGTTGAGAGCAAATCTGAAAAATTTATATGTCGATGTGTCGACCACAAAAAAGGTTGCCCGTGGCGTTTATGGGCTGCTTATAGCAAGCAGAGTCTGAATTGGGAGATTAGAAAGATTGACGGAATCCACACTTGTTTGTCAACCATGCAATCTGCAGATCATGTCAATCTTGATTCTAACCAAATTGGTTCTATTGTGATGAACTCTGTAAAGGAAAATCCTTCCATACCTATCAAAAGTTTAGTAGCTGAAATCAAGAATCGTTTCAGATATTCAGTTTCATATGACAAAGCTTGGAATGGTAAGCAAAAAGCGCTTGCTAAGGAGTTTGGAGATTGGGAAGAGTCTTACAATGAACTTCCCAGGTGGTATCAAGCTGTACAAGAAAGCAATCCCGACACAATAATTCAATGCACTGGATATCCTAGACTTGTTAATGGCCAACCTGACCCTTCTTGCTATATTATGGAACACGTATTTTGGTCTTTTGGACCATGCATTCAAGGGTTTAATTATTGCAAGCCAATTGTCCAAGTAGATGGCACATTTCTCACAGGAAGATATCAAGGGACATTGTTAACAGCACTAGCTCAAGATGGGTCACGTAATATATTCCCTTTGGCCTTCGCGATAGTGGAAGGAGAAACAAAGGAGGCCTTGATATGA
- the LOC114185871 gene encoding uncharacterized protein LOC114185871: protein MEEVNSTAAPPLSPATEIRPLHPAARKAFLGLCTAVRDLRPHLLQVMQEEDFRNCEASRKMQKQAELVSTGYKQLAKDLTCRVGGSPSGLNFITYLSKKPVYYGISKQEVLSRKVPKKRVPKNIF, encoded by the exons ATGGAAGAAGTGAATTCAACGGCGGCTCCTCCTCTTTCCCCGGCGACGGAGATTAGGCCACTCCACCCCGCTGCTCGCAAAGCTTTCTTAGGCCTTTGTACCGCTGTTAGAGACCTTCGTCCTCACTTGCTCCAG gttATGCAAGAAGAAGACTTTAGAAATTGCGAGGCATCCCGTAAAATGCAAAAAC AGGCGGAGTTAGTGAGCACTGGATATAAGCAGCTGGCTAAAGATCTGACATGTAGAGTTGGAGGATCTCCATCTGGCCTGAATTTCATTACATATTTAAGCAAAAAACCTGTCTATTATGGTATATCGAAGCAAGAGGTTCTATCTCGAAAAGTTCCTAAGAAAAGAGTTCCTAAGAACATATTCTAA